The nucleotide window TGTAGCATCAACTTTAACTTATTGCTGGAATTTCAAAGGTACATGATTCCTTTTTCTCAATATTGAAAATATGAGTAACCGATATGCGGATAAGGGTTAATGCACATATTGTATGCAAGTATTTCTTATTTCAGGCCACCTGTCTTATTGAGTGTTAGTGATAAAATACTGTTtaccaaatgttttttttttgctaagagcCAAACCAAATGTTTCTTTGTAGACTATCTGAATATGTGGTTGTGATAAGTTTGTTACTACGATAGCCCAACTTCCTTTGTCGTAATCAAAATGTCAAAAAATGTTTACATTAGGACATCATACATGATGTTTCTGCCGGTGATCCAAATAGCTGTACATATGAGCTATATAGAGGTGTTACAGTAGAACAAAGTCCACGAGCATCATGATGTGTTAACAATCAAGACGTTAGTCTCAGTtagcaaaccaaaaaaaaaaaaaaaaaaactctagtgTCTTGAGAAAGTAAGTTTAGAAAATAGAAGCTTTTACCCCAAATAAACAGTATTTTCTGTACTAAACGAAAATGTAAAAGGGTGTTACAAAAATGATATGAAAAAGAACTGagaacaaataatataatagatgaaAGATAAGGACACTCTTATTACAGAAACATAACCCACACCCTCTCCATGCACTTGTCTTGTCTCTtctccattttcttcttcttcatcttctctctctctctctctctctctctctctctctctctctctctctctctctctctctctctctctctcttctctctctctctctctctctctctctccataaATTGGCATTATAAAAACACATCCACATTGCTCCTCCCTCTTCAAGACAATCTTCTCTTTCTCCACTCTCATTCTCTTTCTCACTCTGACGCGTCAACTACTTATTTTTCCTGCATTGctttctctctatctctatctCTCACACACGCATACACACAGACATTTAACAGATATCAAGAAAGAAGATGTCGAGCAGAAGATCATCACGTTCAAGACAGTCCGGGAGCTCAAGAATCTCTGACGATCAAATTTCCGATCTTGTTACCAAGCTTCAACACCTCATCCCTGAACTCCGCCGCCGCCGTTCTGACAAggtatatacatttttaatatccatttttacaattatatctCTCTTGCAAATATAAGAAAACCGTGGAGTGTATATAACCAATTAATATGCATGATGTAATCCAACGGCGTCTTGTGTAAAGTACATGTGGCCTACAGTTAACAATCCGTAGATAGAGTAACATTAATTCACAGTCTCGTTTATTCGTATGTATACTATCTCTTTTGTTCCTTGAACGTCTTTTGCATTTAAATTAACAAGTTGGTGGTGTGGGACTCAGTTTGTTCCCTTCCTACTTCCACGTACCTTAACTCCATGTCTCCTCATTACTCTTCTGTACCTAAATACTCGACATAATATAGATGAGAAATAGGATTTATTAAATAGTGGCCGTTTATACCGTTCTGCACATTGAAGTGGTAATCATGAGAATTTCgttctatttattaaattttgaagaGTTATAAAATTGCTATATAGGATAAAAAAGCAGTCTCACATGTCGTCATGTACTCTTTATGAGAAGCTAGATGATTGTTATATTGtactaatatttataatataaaaatgaatGGACAGGTGTCAGCATCTAAAGTACTACAAGAGACTTGCAACTACATCAGGAACTTACACAGAGAGGTTGATGATCTCAGTGACCGATTGTCCGAATTTTTGGCTTCCACGGACGACAACAGCGCCGAAGCAGCCATCATTAGGAGCTTGCTTGATTATTAAAATGCTCGTTAGTTAATCTGAGAACTATGAATGTTCGTTTTCCATCAGGGAGGTTTATCTTCTTTATCATTATGAGTATTTGTTTCCTTCTACTTCAAATATTATGATATAGCTAGGGTTTCGGGTCATTGTTAGGCCAACTCATATATTATGTATAATATGTGGTTTATGTACGTATGTATGCATCTTAATTGTTTGCGAGGGTCCAGACCTGGCTGTATAGTAGCCTGTGTATCATGAGATCCTCTAATATTTATGATTAATGGCCTAGTCCGTTTCCTCTTTTTTGTACAAATAATCAACTTTGTAAACTTTCGTTTTAGATACTTTTATACATGCATGTGTGTATCTGAATTTCGTTGCATAAATATAGTTCTGCCTGGAAGTATGCATATGCATACAATATAAAGACGTGGAGAAGTTGTGATTGAATTTAAATGGTTTAATATATGACATAAACAGACGAAAATCTCGATGTTATCGAAATCGTATAGTTTAGACTgtatgaatataaatattatctATGGTGTATGGTATGGTCGTGCCACTTTATTTAAATCCTCTTGCATGTGATCATCAATGTGTGATGAGAAATTATTCGAAAATTGAAATACCATAAGTTGATaccatttttcaaaaatacacttaataatttttttataacatttaAATTTAGAATTTCACAATTATATTTAAGATTTAAGATTTAGAGGGTGAAACTGGattataaatttctataaataattttaaaatatttctaaatatttaGTAGAATTAGTTTAGtactttttcataaatttattaatgaaaacattattctttaaagaaaaatttgaaaactaatATTAAATTTGTGGTAAAATTAGAATTCTCCGTTCCTTGTATTATAACACACACTGACTCCTTTCTAGCGGTGATGTATTTAATATATGACTTATTTTAACAAGTAAAGACGATTGTTTTAAAATGTATCAAATGAATTTCATATCTCGCGAAAATTCGGAAAGCAGCTTCtcatatatacaatataaaaatgaagGGACAGGTATCAAATGAATTtcatatttcgcgaaaattcgGAAAGCAGCTGCtcatatatacaatataatattCGGAAAGCAGCTTCTCATATATACGATGGTGCATATACGAGAAATGAATGGAATGCAAGAAGATTGTAAGTATATTTTGATATGTGAGGCAGAAACTATTGCGCCAGGCCCGACGAGCGGTCCACGGTTCTAGTCAGCCGTGGTgtgcattttttttatttaaaggaACTAAAGAACACGATGAGAAAATTGAAGCTGACTTGAAAAATGTGTTAACGTGATACACGTTGACGACTTTATAGAAGTTTTTAATGAACAGCTCTTACATTTTcattgtttaaaatattttaagacaTTTACATAAATTGTATTTTACGATAGATCTGATAGATTTCATGAATTCTACAAGTAACCCATCTAAAATTCAAAGTGCAGAAAAGACTGGAATACTTTTTTTAACAAAGACTGGAACAGTCACTAACCTTAGCGATCAGCCCTAAAATTATCGCACTGAGCCGTGACCCAATTAAGTGAAAATTATAgccttagagcatgattattgcTAGGACAAGTTTAAGAGTCCTTagcattttttaataatatatgaagATTAAGGACAAATTAAAGGGATAAAAGGAAATGTGTAGAATATTGGTAGGTCTTTAACATTGTTCTTAACCTAGATTGAGAACGACAAAATACATGCAAGACCATGGAAGAAACAAACCTGTTTTACCTTGGAATCGGCGGTGGAAAAAAGACGAAGTTGAATCGGCGGTGGAAAGAAGACAACAGTGATTCGCCTTGTATGAGACACCAGATCGGTACCGATATCGAAAGGAAGAGATGACGATGAAAAATCAAGAATCGCCACATTTCGTAATTCCCCGGTGAATCGCCTCAAGAGTCTCGATCGCCTTCGAGTGTTTCGCTCTCAAACAAAAATGAGAGTGAATCGGAGACGCCTCTCAGTTTCCCCTTCCAAAACCCGTCGGCTACTATCGTATCGACACGTGGCAATGTAGGACGCTCCTCAAAATTCCTTAATTAAGGAACGTCCTGCGTTATTACacttaattttgatttattttcaatAATTAAATACTAAGGACTTTGCCTGAGATACGGCGATAATCTTGCTCTTAGACTTCtttgttgttttcttttgtttttttttctccgtGACACAGCTAGACTTTTTTTGTAGACCGTTAAAAAGAGAAGCCTTTGCCTACCGTAGAGAAGAGGTCATGTTCCTTTTACAAAAGGCAAGTAAGTATTAAAGGAAGAAGTCTGATAATATCATAAATTACTGAGAATCACATTTTAGTATGTGTATATAGTGATTGACAGAGTTACAAGTGTTGTCTATtggttttaccaaaaaaaaaaaaagtgttgtcTATTGGACATTATTAAATATCTCATAGAAATTTGTAGTTTTAGGATACGTGCTATATACAGATATACTACCACTACCAGCCCTATAGTAAACTGAATTCCACCAAGCATTTGGAAATTAACTATAAATACAAAacacataattttataaaaaataaaatgagatTATATAAAGAGAGGTATAAAACTGAAATTAACTTTGAATAAATACCATAGGAATATAACTAATAGCATGAAGGTCGAGCCATAACTTTTATAATTAATAGAATATTTCTACCGGTTAAACCGAAAGCACTTGTCTAACCATGCAgataatctaaaatattttagtaccAAATTCGCAATCCAAAATACTCAAATGCCGGTTTCCAGAttcattttatgtaattttcaaaaattgttttattttaagagagagagagagagagagagagagagagagagagagagagagagagagagagagagagagagagagctatttttataaatatctatttccaaaaaataaataaataaacagataaaaaaatattcatacatcaaccacaatatatattataaaataaataatttctattgtaattgaaattttattttaggttTTGAAAATAATGATTCCAGTTTTCTGTTATGATCGACGAATTGATAATGAatgatttaatttaataaattacaaaaattataattttatttaacctatattaaaattgtatctaaaactataaattttgattttggttattttaaccaataaactcactaaattattaaaaccttATAAAACTTATAATTTAGAATATTCCACAAAATGATAAGTTCGATATCATTGATATCTACAActttaaaaaattgaataacTATAAACTAGCCATTTTAATAAAGAGACAATGTATGGAATATCCCCAATTAAGGTCCAAATTTGCTGAATGCCCATAATTATGGATAACCCAAAAAAGAGTAACCTTTTGATACTGTGCGGACGAAAATGCTCTTATGCTTTGTCGAAAACAAGTAACTctagatctatcagctaaatatttacatagcaggtaacaatctacataccaactaacatatccgctaataattttagtatcatctaacaatctatgtatcaaaaaaatgtatcgactaacaaatcatatatcagttaatgaaactattaacaattaattagttatcTATCAAATAGCTCCAAATCTATTTGTAACAGCTAACACTTCATGTATCGATTAAGaatccattaaaatctaaataatagcagataagtaataaaatacctactaacgtatatattatctaaaagttgATTGTGATTCGAAATTGGAAACATTGGAATTGGGGTGAGATAATAAGATTAGATTATGAGtgtcaaaagaatcagaataaaaaaataaagatttgtgttgaattagaagatgatttgaagaatttgtacgagagataaagagattagaacacataaaaaagagaagagagagagatagagataagggtattatagtcactaaaaatattaaaaagaaacaaggtTATATGACAAATTACATGAGTTTCTGGGTACATCTACGCCAattactctttaataaaatcATCTAAGTTTTCTATTGAATATACCTTTACCTTAGACGTCTGATACAACTAGTAAAATTACCGAACATAAATTATGACAAAGTTAGGAAAACAAACAGAATCAGTGCATCGCCCTCCTTCTCTCGTCCGCTTCGAGTCTTGTCTCCTATTTAATTactcaaactatataataagaaaatttaaaaccaaataTCTGTCCTGGCTAATTAGCCTATACGTTGTGTATAGTCTATAAGACCATCCGCAACGGTCGAAATGGTCATTATCTTAGCGCGAATTCTTAggcaaaacataatataataatCGTTATATTTTTACTTTAGCTAAAAAAGAATCTTTAGGCAAGGAGATTTAAGGATTAATCCTTAAGTGCGTGGCATCATGTGATAGGCTAGCGGAGGGGGTGTGTTTCGCATGGGGAAAAGAATCATTTGCTTTCTCTATCACGAAAAAAAGAGATCTCGCGATATCAAAGGCGATTCGGCGACTGGAGAAGGGTGAAGGTAAATCGGAGctttcacgtttttttttttggatttggaGTTGTTGCATGTTGATTCATCTGGTATTAGGGTTCTATCGAGGGGTTTTAATCGATTTCGGGTCTCAAATCGAGTTGGGGATTTTTTCGAATTAGAGTTTTCGTCTGGGTTTGCTATTTTGTTCATCTCGCGTTGGTTATTTGTTGTTTTCGTCGTTATTAAGGGTCGGGATAGAGTTATTAAGGAGTGGATTGAGTTCTTTATCGATTTAAGTCTCGGGTATAGGTTTCTAAATCGATTAGTTTTTGTTCTTGCAGGTGTTGAAATGGAGGAAGAATTAAGAGATATGAAAGCCCACAAAGATTACTACAACATGTTTCATGCCGTTTCAGATGCGCAACAAGGTATTCCTCAATTCTGCCCCTGTGGAGCACTGACGAAGGAAGTCGTTGATGAAGACGACACATATGACTACCTCCCTGGGAAGAGATGCTTCATCTGCTGTGAGTTCGAGGTATTAAGTGTTCTCTCTTACtaaatttcttcttctttgaaatGAATGTGCAGTTTGATAATGGTAATTATGTTTTGGCAGAATGACGGGATGCATTTCAGGCAACCATGGGTTACGGGTATGCAACAAGAGGTTGAGAGGTTCagagcatgattaatgagaGATTCTTAAGGTGGAGTTCTTAGCGGAACATAAGAacccgtctcttaacttttaactaaaaaactaagaatcagttcttaaatatctatttaaaagccggttcttagtttttttagttaaaaattaagagacgaGTTTTTATATTCCGCTAATAATTCCACCCTAAGAACccccattaatcatgctctaagtatAACCGATTCATTCACTACCATACActcctttatttatttttattttttgttctttctccTTTTCTAATTTACTCGGAACTGAGACAAGGTGGAGAGGACGAAACCGATCAAAGAGGAAGCATGTCTTGTATTTACAGCTTATCTTTCTTAATTTCACTCTCCAAAACCATCACCAAGACGAAGAAGATTATCCCCTGTCTGTTCTTCCTTCTCAAGACTTCCATTGTACCTCGGATCAACACTATTTTCAAATTCCATTcctcttatttttttgttatttcttttAACTTCTCATAATCTGCTCTGTTTTTAGGGTTTCTTGGTAAGAGATCTCCAATACGGAACGTAGAAGGGTTCTGTAATTTAGAGATGAACGGAGACGAAGAGTTCTCAACGATGGATCTAAGCTaggagagaagaagaggagaTTGAACATGGAgcataataaataaaaaggcaATCTAAATCCAGCATTGGATAtttgacaaaataaaatttaatagatatatacagtagaacctctataaactaataatgttgaaactttgaaattttattaatttatagagatattaatttacgaAAGTTtcattatttagattttttattttaacatatatttattttaagataaaaaatatttgattttactatatagatattaattattatttttttaaatttggcattattttagttttattatattatttggtgtatataatatatattgcatagaatTAAAATGTGGTTtaagatataatattactaaatctcatcaacaatatattaagtgttaagaaaatataaagataattatattgtgaatataaaacaaataatataatgatAGGTTCTTACctataaaaatatgtatatatataaattattaatttataattttaatgggaccaTATCTTTTCATAGaattctctaaaaaaatattatcttattattttatcgatttgtgtcaaattttaaATTGGTCCAAGTTGGGACTggagaaatttattaatttatagagattattaatttatcaagtattaatttatagaggttccattgtattttaatatatatatctagtCCAATCCCACAAAGACTTTTTGGAAGTAACGACCCAAGAACAAATCTGCGAGGGCTAAGCAGCGAACAATATCATACTAAGTGAGGGATTTGACATCTGGTGACATACATCTGGTTCTAGTTGAACATCTGGCCTCCAACACGTGCATCCGGTGTGGCTCTAGTAGAGCATCTGGTCTTGGAGTACAACTGGTACGTCACAACAGATAGGTATCAGAGCAAAGGTTTCGTAATATCTTTGATTTGAAGGAAAAATTTCAGAATACATAAAACGGCAATCCAAGTCCCACAATAGATATTAGACacaataaaatctaatatatatatatatatatatatatatatatatatatatatatatatctggtTCAATCTCACTGGTCTTTTGAGAGTAACGACCCAAGAACAAATCCGTGAGAGCAAAGTCCAAAGCAGAAAATATCATACTAAGTAAAAGATTAGACATCTGGCGACATACATCTGACTCTAATTGAGCTTATGGCCTCCAGCACGAACATTCGGTTTGGTTTTAGATAGAACATCTGGCCTTGAAGTGCATTTGGTCCGTCACAACAAAGCAGTTGAAGACGCTAGAAAAGAACTTCGAGCTTGGTAACAAACTGGCGCAGCGTATCAACGGTAACTCAGCTCAAATCTAAAGATTTAGGTTAAATCTTTAGAGACCTGACTTCTTGAATCGAAGAACTTAATCAAATTCGATACAAGACTCTCGTATTGATGACAGAATCGAATCAATGCAAGGCTTTAGAGAAAAACTCTAGTTTATTATCTTTCAAAAGCTAATTATCAAAGCCAACTTACAATCCTTTATATAGGACTTTAGAGACGGTTTATAATAACCTAAACCTCTtagaaatagaaaatataataaaaggaAATCATAGATAGAAAAGGAAAGctttcaaaaaccaaaatagaAAATAGTTGCTTGGCTGTGAAGGTATTATGATGCTACATCAGGTCCCTCCGGGTTTGAAGGATTCGACCACGAATCTGGAGCAGGGTCCGGTGGAACAAAACGGGAGAGATAGCGAACATTGAAGACATCCGAAGTATTGATGTGTGCTGGAAGTTGCAGACGATATGCATTATCATTAATGCGCTCCAAAACCGTTAGAGGACCTATCTTTTTAGCTTTAAGTTTGTTGTAAGCACGAGCCGGCATCCAGTCCTTAGTGAGAAATGCCCAAACTTGATCACCAATTTCAAAGATAACACGACGGCGACGAGAATCAGACGCAGCTTTATACTTTGACGAAGATAACTCGAGATTGGAGATCACTTGCGTATGGACGTTGTGAATATTGTCAACAAAATCATCAGCTACACCATGAAGACGTGTACAGTCGGGAAGAGATGTTAAATCCAAAGGACCACGAGGAAGAAGACCATAAACGACCTGAAAGGGACTGAACCCTGAGCTTCGGTTGAGAGCATGATTATGAGCAAATTCTGCTTGAGGAAGCTTTGAATCCCAAGTTTTAATAGAATCTCCCACCAGACAACGAAGCAAATTTCCCAAGGATCTATTTGTTACTTCCGTTTGTCCgtccgtttgaggatgataagcTGAACTCATGTCAAGGCTGGTACCAAGCAGTTTCCACAAAGAACGCCAAAAGTGGCCGAGAAACCGAGAATCACGGTCTGAAACAATAGAGGTTGGCAACCCGTGGAGTCTGTATACCTCACGAAAAAATAGTGTGGAACCGCATCTGTCGTCTTTTTACAAGGCACGAAGTGTACCATTTTAGAAAAACGATCCACAATGACAAATATGGAATCGAAACCCTTTTGCGTACGAGGAAGACCCATCACGAAATCCATACTGATGTCAGTCCAAGGTTGAGTAGGGATAGGGAGAGGAAGGTACAAACCAGCGTTCGTGGCATGTCCCTTTGAGGTTTGACAAGTCGTACAACGTTCGACAAAACGCTCAACATCTCGGCGTAGGGCAGGCCAAAAATATGATTGAGATAGCAAATGCAACGTCCGGTCACGACCGATATGTCCTTCATTGTGTgtctcagcaatcaattgaagGCGCAAGCTGCAGTCCGGAATGCAGAGACGATCACTACGAAAAAGAAACCCATCATGAAGAGTGAAATCACGAGAAAGACCATTCTGAACGTCAAGAAGAACTCGACCAAAGAAATCATCAGACTCGTATAAATCGGCAAAGGTTGCAAATCCTGGAACAGCGACATGAAGTATACCCAACAAAGAATGGCGACGGCTCAATGCATCTGCAACTCTATTGGAAGCACCCGATGTGTGCTTGATAACAAAAGTAAATTGTTGCAAGTAAGACACCCATGAAGCATGACGAGCTGAGACTTTATCTTGACTACTCAAGTGTTTTAAAGCATCGTGATCTGTATAGAGAACAAATTCTCGATGGAAAAGATAATGTCTCCAGTGCTTAATTGCTTGAACAACTGCATAGAACTCCACATCGTACGTACTGTATCGTAGACGAGCTCCGGCTAATTTTTCACTGAAGAAGGCGATAGGCCGGTTACGCTGACTTAAGACAGCACCAATCCCAATCTTAGAAGCATCACAATGGAGCTCAAAGACTTGAGTAAAATCAGGAAGAGCAAGAATGGGGGCGGAAGTTAACTTCGTTTTGATGATCTCAAAAGCTTCAGAAGCTTCTGGTGTCCACGTAAAGAGACCATCCCGACGAATGCAATCAGTGAGGGGTGCCATCAAAGTACTAAATTGTGGCACAAATCGTCTATAAAATGATGCGAGGCCATGAAAGCTTCGTGTTGCTGATAATGTAGTTGGAGTAGGCCACGATTTGATTGCTTCAACCTTGCGTGGATCAACGGCGAGTCCTTCGGCGGAGACAATATATCCAAGGAAGTGAACCTGCGACGAACCGAACTCGCACTTTTTTAATGTGCCAAATAGCTGATCACGACGGAGGACAAGAAGTACTTTGTTTAAGTGATCAAGATGCTCCTCCAATGACATACTGAAGATCAGAATATCGTCAAAATAAACCACGACGAATTTGCCGATAAAAGGACGTAGCGACTGGTTCATAACCCCGCATAAAAGTGCTTGGTGCATTGGACAGACCGAAAggcatgacaagccactcaAAAAGTCCTTCCCTCGTTTTAAATGCTGTCTTCCATTCGTCTCCTGGACGGATGCgtatctgatgatatccactgcGAAGATCTAACTTAGAGAAGATCGTTGCAGCACCAATTTGGTCCAATAGATCGTCAAGACGGGGTATGGGAAATCTATAGCGCACTGTAATCTTGTTTATAGCGCGACTATCGACACACATTCTCCAAGACCCATCTTTCTTTGGGATCAGCAATGCTGGAACTGCACACGGACTAAGGCTTTCACGTAAATATCCTTTTGCCACGAGGTCCTCAACCTGTCGTCGAAGTTTTTCATGTTCACTAGGACTCATACGGTAATGAGCTCGGTTAGGCAAAGTAGCATCGGGCACTAGATCAATGCGGTGCTGGATGTCACGCAGAGGAGGAAGGCCGTGTGGCAACTCGCTAGGGAAGACATCCTGAAATTCGTCTAGGATACTTTTAAAGGTATCTGGAATTACTGGTAATGAGGACTCAGTCGGCGAGTTGATGAGTATGAAAACACGTCCTTCTTCACGAAGTTCTCGTTCAAAAGGTTTTCTTTGAAGGATTAGGACGGGAGCTGATGGTTTGCTCTGTTTCTCGGGTGAGCTCTGTTTCTCGGGTAAAGACGGTTGAAGGGTGAAACTGCGGTTATTATAGCGCAATCTGTAGGTATTGAGATAACCATCATGTTGGACGCGATGATCAAATATCCATGGGCGTCCTAAAAGAAGGTGACAAGCGTCCATAGGTGCGACATCACACTGAACTTGATCCTTGAATGTACCACCGATCGAAAACGATACCAAGGCGCGACGAGTGATGATCAAATCTGTCTTCTTGTCTAACCATGATAGTTTATAAGGCGTAGGATGGAGTTCCGTGGTCAGTTTGAGCTTGTTGACGACGTCTTCTGCAATCATGTTCACTACTGCCTGAGTCGATGATAAACCTGCACACTTTGCCTTCGATAGTACACTTTGAATGGAACAGGTTGTGACGTTGAGGGTGTTCATCATCGTGGCGTGGAGCTAGGCAGACACGTCGAACCATCAAACATGGTCCATGATCTGCAATAAGATCCTCCGTTTCCTCAACAGTTTCTGTGACTTCTTCATCATAGATGACCTCCACATCATTGCCAGTTGCATCAATGAGAAGACCCCTGCGATTTCTTTTTGGACAGTTAGACTGGCGATGACCGATCTCGCCGCAGGCAAAGCAACGAATTGAGGATGGTCGCGTTGGTGTCTTGTCCGTAAAAGGTACGAGGGCAGTGTCTGTTTGCTGTGTGGATACGTCATCAGTTGCGGTCACACTTGATTGCTGCTGAGCAGGACGAGTCGACCGGGAAGCAGTCCACGAGAAATTGCTTTTGGTTTGTGACTCTATGGTTAGTGCTTGCTGATGAGCTTCTGATAGTGTCAATGGATTAAACAAGGTGACAGTGTGCTGGATTTGCTGACGAAGACCGGCAGTGAAACGAGCAACCAATTGTCGATCTGTATCCTGAATGTCAACACGAGTAAGGAGCAAGAAAAATTCTTGTGCATAATCAGCTACAGAACGTGATCCTTGGCGAATGTGATGGAGACGCTGGAACATGAGCTG belongs to Brassica rapa cultivar Chiifu-401-42 chromosome A07, CAAS_Brap_v3.01, whole genome shotgun sequence and includes:
- the LOC103829210 gene encoding transcription factor PRE6 — translated: MSSRRSSRSRQSGSSRISDDQISDLVTKLQHLIPELRRRRSDKVSASKVLQETCNYIRNLHREVDDLSDRLSEFLASTDDNSAEAAIIRSLLDY